In Lutra lutra chromosome 6, mLutLut1.2, whole genome shotgun sequence, the following are encoded in one genomic region:
- the ARG1 gene encoding arginase-1 translates to MSSKSKFVGVIGVPFSKGQPRGGVEEGPTALRKAGLLEKLKEQECDVKDYGDVPFSDVPSDPPFQIVKNPRSVGKANEQLAGVVADVKKSGRTSLVLGGDHSMAVGSISGHARVHPDLCVIWVDAHTDINTPLTTTSGNLHGQPVSFLLKELKGKIPDVPGFSWVTPCISAKDIVYIGLRDVDPGEHYILKTLGIKYFSMTEVDKLGIGKVMEETLSYLLGRKKRPIHLSFDVDGLDPSLTPATGTPVVGGLSYREGLYITEEIYKTGLLSGLDIMEVNPSLGKTPEEVTRTVNTAIAITLACFGVAREGNHKPVDYLNPPK, encoded by the exons ATGAGTTCCAAGTCAAAATTCGTAGGGGTCATTGGAGTGCCTTTCTCAAAGGGCCAG CCACGAGGAGGGGTGGAAGAAGGCCCCACAGCACTGAGAAAGGCCGGCCTGCtggagaaactgaaagaacaag AGTGTGATGTGAAAGATTATGGGGACGTGCCCTTTTCTGATGTCCCTAGTGATCCTCCCTTTCAAATTGTGAAGAATCCGAGGTCTGTGGGAAAAGCGAATGAGCAGCTGGCTGGCGTGGTGGCGGATGTCAAGAAGAGTGGAAGGACTAGCCTGGTGCTGGGTGGAGACCACAG taTGGCGGTCGGAAGCATCTCTGGCCATGCTCGGGTCCACCCAGATCTCTGTGTCATTTGGGTGGATGCTCACACTGATATCAACACTCCACTGACAACCACAAGTGGGAACTTGCACGGACAACCTGTGTCTTTCCTCCTGAAGGAACTAAAAGGAAAG ATCCCCGATGTACCAGGATTCTCCTGGGTGACTCCCTGCATATCTGCCAAAGATATTGTGTATATTGGCCTAAGAGACGTGGACCCTGGGGAACA CTACATTTTGAAAACTTTgggtattaaatatttttcaatgaccGAAGTGGATAAACTGGGAATTGGCAAGGTGATGGAAGAAACACTCAGCTATCTACTAGGAAG aaaaaaaagaccaattcATCTGAGCTTTGATGTTGATGGATTGGACCCATCTCTCACACCAGCTACGGGCACACCAGTTGTCGGAGGTCTGTCTTACAGAGAAGGTCTCTATATTACAGAAGAAATTTACAAAACAG GGCTACTCTCAGGATTAGATATTATGGAAGTGAACCCATCTCTGGGGAAGACACCAGAAGAAGTAACTCGAACAGTGAACACAGCAATAGCAATAACCTTGGCTTGCTTTGGAGTTGCGCGGGAGGGTAATCATAAGCCTGTTGACTACC